The Hyperthermus butylicus DSM 5456 genome includes a region encoding these proteins:
- a CDS encoding serine protein kinase RIO, with translation MFETVEEVWDSQTLLAAYEVMRRLRIDRFAGVVSAGKEARVYRAIGRDGKEYAVKIYLTVTAEFRKSIQKYLLGDPRFEGVDISNTKKLFFAWARKEYRNLKRMWEAGVNVPRPYLVYQNIIVMEFLGRNGLRAPTLHEVKHELEPEEAEKLAWEAVDQYARIYCCARLVHADYSEYNLMLLDGKLYVIDVAQAVSLEHPNAEDFLRHDIENIYRFFHKQLGVELPEPQELLERVKQCRIQCVERKVEEETQRASRRAG, from the coding sequence TTGTTTGAGACTGTGGAGGAGGTCTGGGATAGTCAGACCCTGCTGGCGGCCTACGAGGTTATGAGGAGGCTCCGCATAGACCGTTTTGCTGGCGTTGTTAGTGCGGGGAAGGAGGCCCGGGTCTACCGGGCGATCGGAAGGGACGGCAAGGAGTACGCCGTGAAGATCTACCTTACGGTTACCGCTGAGTTCCGGAAGAGCATCCAGAAGTACCTCCTTGGCGACCCTCGGTTCGAGGGCGTAGACATAAGCAATACCAAGAAGCTGTTCTTCGCCTGGGCCCGCAAGGAGTACCGGAACTTGAAGAGAATGTGGGAGGCTGGCGTAAACGTCCCCCGGCCGTACCTGGTCTACCAGAACATCATAGTGATGGAGTTTCTGGGCCGCAACGGGCTCAGAGCCCCGACACTACACGAGGTAAAGCACGAGCTGGAGCCCGAGGAGGCGGAGAAGCTGGCGTGGGAGGCGGTAGACCAGTATGCCCGCATCTACTGCTGCGCTAGGCTGGTACACGCCGACTATAGCGAGTACAACCTAATGCTCCTAGACGGCAAGCTATACGTGATAGATGTGGCCCAGGCTGTCTCGCTGGAACACCCCAACGCCGAGGACTTCCTACGTCACGACATTGAGAACATATACCGGTTCTTCCATAAACAACTCGGCGTGGAGCTACCCGAGCCCCAGGAGCTACTCGAGAGGGTGAAACAATGCAGGATACAGTGCGTCGAGAGGAAAGTGGAGGAGGAAACTCAGCGGGCCAGCAGGAGGGCAGGGTGA
- a CDS encoding KH domain-containing protein, with protein sequence MTPGLLRLYAKVPPDRIGVLIGEGGKVKIEVMKRTRTKITVDSTTGMVIIEPESPDVPPYMVMKAQEFVRAIAYGFSPERAMRVLDDDQVLVVIDLKQYVGDSPNHLQRVKGRIIGEKGRARKTIEEMTGTYISIYDNYVAIIGDFETANIAKQAIEMLIQGRQHSTVYRFLERTMFRLRRARMTELWEQPF encoded by the coding sequence GTGACCCCAGGCCTCCTAAGGCTCTACGCTAAGGTGCCACCGGACCGTATCGGCGTGCTGATAGGCGAAGGCGGCAAGGTGAAGATAGAGGTTATGAAGAGGACCAGGACAAAGATAACCGTGGACAGCACCACCGGCATGGTTATAATTGAGCCTGAGTCGCCAGACGTGCCACCATACATGGTTATGAAGGCCCAGGAGTTCGTACGGGCAATAGCATACGGCTTCAGCCCCGAGCGCGCCATGAGGGTTCTCGACGACGACCAGGTACTAGTAGTGATAGATCTCAAGCAGTACGTAGGCGATAGCCCTAACCACCTGCAGAGGGTGAAGGGCAGGATCATAGGCGAGAAGGGCAGAGCTAGGAAGACCATAGAGGAGATGACTGGCACCTACATATCAATCTACGACAACTACGTCGCAATAATCGGGGACTTCGAAACAGCAAACATAGCAAAACAGGCAATAGAAATGCTGATACAGGGCAGGCAACACAGCACAGTCTACAGGTTCCTGGAGAGAACAATGTTCAGGCTACGCCGCGCACGCATGACCGAGCTATGGGAACAGCCATTCTAA
- a CDS encoding restriction endonuclease: MPCRHKLTVSALATIILSELSPQGCKPVTEIAEKAFLRPIVVENALQTLAKATSAITIEEGVVCLHDPVELAIAAVKNGASETIVARSLDWKMFEDYTAKALEEAGYTVYRSLRVPGKGGLEVDVLGLDPPAKLGIVVDCKHWNPRTATPSRLREAARQHRERLERLAKLWWKLRLPRGTWRLIPVIITLRENVPKLAEGVS, from the coding sequence GTGCCGTGCCGGCACAAACTAACAGTCTCAGCGCTAGCCACGATAATCCTCTCCGAGCTATCGCCACAGGGCTGCAAGCCGGTCACAGAGATAGCCGAGAAGGCCTTCCTACGACCCATAGTGGTGGAAAACGCCCTCCAAACACTTGCCAAGGCGACAAGCGCCATAACCATCGAAGAGGGCGTAGTGTGTCTTCACGACCCTGTCGAGCTGGCAATAGCCGCCGTGAAGAACGGGGCCTCCGAGACCATCGTAGCTAGGAGCCTCGACTGGAAAATGTTCGAAGACTATACAGCCAAGGCGCTCGAGGAGGCGGGCTACACGGTTTACCGCAGCCTCAGGGTGCCAGGAAAGGGAGGCCTAGAAGTAGACGTGCTAGGGCTCGACCCCCCAGCAAAGCTAGGCATCGTAGTGGACTGCAAACACTGGAACCCGCGAACAGCAACACCATCGAGGCTCCGGGAAGCCGCACGACAGCACCGCGAGAGACTAGAGAGGCTCGCCAAGCTCTGGTGGAAGCTGAGATTACCAAGAGGCACATGGCGACTCATACCAGTCATCATAACGCTGCGCGAAAACGTGCCCAAGCTAGCCGAGGGCGTCTCATAG
- a CDS encoding MBL fold metallo-hydrolase, whose product MRVELVWFDSLGAKGASVLVEACGHRVVIDPGVAVMHPSFPASREAKEEWYREGLGRVMEALKRADIVVVTHYHHDHYLYRPEHISLYLGKTLYAKNPNIYVNESQHERALEFYSMLYRLAGIGDHLEEPALDPNDIPDPLDSLLEARSRSFPGYDKRRRELLERGRGWFKRLVGRWASWRWIRSLEANGLHVVWADGEVFEHGCLRLRFTGPLFHGVEYTRVGWVIGVIVEAGRRRLFYSSDVNGPVIEDYASMIIEAAPDTLILDGPPTYLLGYMLNRVNLSRAIENAVRIVSETTRLETVVYDHHLAREPRFRERAAPVWEVAKRRGVKLATAAEHMGLVPAVLRRA is encoded by the coding sequence GTGAGGGTTGAACTCGTCTGGTTCGACTCGCTGGGCGCCAAGGGTGCCTCCGTGCTCGTGGAGGCCTGTGGGCACCGGGTCGTCATAGACCCGGGCGTTGCCGTTATGCATCCCTCCTTCCCGGCGAGCCGTGAGGCCAAGGAGGAGTGGTACCGTGAGGGCCTCGGCCGCGTCATGGAGGCGCTGAAGAGGGCTGACATAGTTGTAGTGACACATTACCATCATGACCACTACCTCTACCGGCCCGAGCACATAAGCCTCTACCTGGGCAAGACGCTTTACGCGAAGAACCCAAACATCTACGTTAACGAGTCCCAGCACGAGAGAGCCCTAGAATTCTACTCTATGCTCTACCGCTTAGCCGGCATCGGAGACCACCTAGAGGAGCCAGCACTAGATCCAAACGATATTCCCGACCCTCTGGACTCTCTCCTCGAGGCTCGTTCGCGCAGCTTCCCAGGCTACGATAAGCGTAGGAGGGAACTCCTAGAGAGGGGACGCGGGTGGTTCAAGCGCCTCGTTGGGAGATGGGCTAGCTGGAGGTGGATACGTAGCCTAGAGGCGAATGGGCTCCATGTAGTGTGGGCTGACGGAGAGGTCTTCGAGCATGGCTGCTTAAGGCTCCGCTTCACAGGCCCCCTATTCCACGGTGTGGAGTACACTAGGGTAGGCTGGGTTATCGGCGTCATAGTGGAGGCTGGGAGGCGTAGGCTCTTCTACAGCTCCGACGTCAACGGCCCCGTCATAGAAGACTATGCCTCCATGATAATAGAGGCGGCACCGGACACGCTGATCCTCGATGGGCCTCCAACATACCTCCTTGGCTACATGCTCAACCGGGTAAACCTCAGCAGAGCTATCGAGAACGCCGTGAGAATAGTCTCCGAGACGACCAGGCTTGAAACCGTGGTCTACGACCACCACCTGGCAAGGGAGCCCCGGTTCCGAGAAAGAGCAGCACCCGTATGGGAAGTCGCGAAACGCAGGGGTGTCAAGCTGGCAACAGCTGCAGAACACATGGGACTCGTTCCAGCCGTACTACGTAGAGCCTAG
- a CDS encoding ABC transporter ATP-binding protein, with protein MTEPILVLDNVWKRIAGTAVLRGVSLEARAGWLIVVRGRSGMEKTTLARIAVLLDVPDQGTVILLGRRMESLGDSTRAKLRLRYIGYVDQFYTLVEHLTVWENVELPLRLMGIPRSERAARVREAIRLIGLEERKPGQLTGGQRQRVAIARALAKKPRLIIADEPFSNLDQEAEEQVLEALRSHAREGNAVIITAKDLLRDYRAVHDYTLSSGILTPTAQCGTRKTVPATR; from the coding sequence TTGACCGAGCCCATACTAGTGCTGGACAATGTGTGGAAACGTATCGCAGGCACAGCTGTGCTCCGCGGCGTGAGCCTCGAGGCCCGCGCTGGCTGGCTTATAGTTGTGCGCGGAAGGAGCGGTATGGAGAAAACCACCCTCGCGAGGATAGCTGTGCTCCTCGACGTACCCGACCAGGGCACGGTCATACTGCTTGGAAGGAGGATGGAGAGCCTAGGCGACTCTACACGGGCCAAGCTTCGCCTCAGATACATAGGCTACGTAGACCAGTTCTACACCCTCGTAGAGCACCTCACAGTATGGGAGAACGTGGAGCTGCCCCTGCGCCTCATGGGCATACCCCGGAGCGAGCGCGCCGCGAGGGTGAGAGAGGCAATACGCCTCATAGGCCTTGAGGAGCGCAAGCCAGGCCAGCTCACTGGTGGGCAGAGACAACGCGTAGCCATAGCACGAGCGCTAGCAAAGAAGCCCCGGCTGATAATAGCTGACGAACCCTTCTCGAACCTCGACCAGGAGGCCGAAGAGCAGGTCCTCGAAGCACTGAGGAGCCATGCCAGAGAGGGTAACGCCGTGATCATAACCGCTAAGGACCTCCTCCGGGACTATCGAGCAGTCCACGACTACACATTATCCAGTGGCATCCTCACTCCCACCGCACAATGTGGAACAAGAAAAACTGTCCCTGCCACCAGATAA
- a CDS encoding DUF72 domain-containing protein, whose amino-acid sequence MVCRVVVGCCGFPFARARYFQTYRSVEVQQTFYDPPSVDTLRRWREEAPEGFVFHVKAWQAVTHSRRSPTWRRIKRSLPGNLDNYGLLRPTEENRWAWRVTLETAEALGAEYIVLQTPPSLGYSPENAQRIEEFLSWAVGEARGFKVGWEPRGDWHEHPEELKRILCSARVVHIVDPFRRQPIICDWQRETYFRLHGIGGGEVNYRYRYTDQDHEKLAETIAKLIDEYGLEKVYVMFNNVYMGQDAARFREVARQKGLNVC is encoded by the coding sequence ATGGTTTGTAGGGTGGTTGTTGGCTGTTGCGGGTTCCCCTTCGCCCGGGCAAGGTATTTCCAGACATACCGTAGCGTTGAGGTGCAGCAGACCTTCTACGATCCGCCTAGCGTTGATACCCTTAGGAGATGGAGGGAGGAGGCGCCGGAGGGCTTCGTATTCCACGTGAAGGCTTGGCAGGCCGTGACGCATAGTAGGAGGAGCCCGACGTGGCGGAGGATAAAGCGTAGCCTCCCCGGAAACCTGGATAACTATGGCCTCCTCCGCCCCACGGAGGAGAACAGGTGGGCGTGGAGGGTAACACTAGAGACTGCAGAGGCCCTAGGGGCGGAGTACATCGTGCTCCAGACGCCCCCGAGCCTGGGCTACAGCCCTGAGAACGCACAGCGCATAGAGGAGTTCCTCTCCTGGGCAGTTGGGGAGGCCAGGGGCTTCAAGGTTGGCTGGGAGCCGCGTGGAGACTGGCACGAGCACCCCGAGGAGCTCAAGAGGATACTCTGTAGCGCCCGCGTGGTACACATTGTTGACCCGTTCCGCCGCCAGCCGATAATCTGTGACTGGCAGAGGGAGACATACTTCCGGCTCCACGGCATAGGCGGTGGCGAGGTGAACTACCGGTACCGCTACACAGACCAGGACCACGAGAAACTAGCAGAGACAATCGCGAAGCTCATAGACGAGTACGGCCTAGAGAAGGTATACGTGATGTTTAACAACGTCTACATGGGCCAGGACGCTGCAAGGTTCCGAGAGGTGGCAAGGCAGAAGGGCTTGAACGTGTGCTAG
- a CDS encoding DegT/DnrJ/EryC1/StrS family aminotransferase, whose amino-acid sequence MGSTSFIPVARPLLGEEEFEAVRRVLESGILAHGPEVEAFEREFAEFVGVDYAVAVANGTAALDLILKAYRIREGDEVITTPFSFIATANAILYQGARPVFADIDPETYNLDPDKVLELITPRTRAIIVVHLYGHPADMKAFRKIAEDHKLILIEDAAQAHGAEYRGRIVGSLGDAAAFSFYATKNMTTGEGGMVTTNDRRVAERIRMLRDHGQAEKYLHVELGYNLRMTNIAAAIGRVQLRRLPQLNSRRRENAEVMTRILSRVKGIVPPIEKPWARHVYHQYVIRVTSSYPYTRDELAKLLRERGIGTAVHYPRIIPDQPLYQSLGIGCPRGCPEARRAAREVLSLPVHPHVSREQAEMIARTIAELGRS is encoded by the coding sequence TTGGGCTCTACCAGCTTTATCCCAGTCGCTAGGCCGCTTCTCGGCGAGGAGGAGTTTGAGGCTGTCCGTAGGGTTCTCGAGTCCGGCATCCTCGCTCACGGGCCTGAGGTCGAGGCCTTCGAGAGGGAGTTCGCCGAGTTTGTCGGTGTGGATTACGCTGTAGCAGTGGCTAATGGCACTGCTGCGCTGGACCTCATACTCAAGGCTTACCGTATCCGCGAGGGCGACGAAGTCATAACGACGCCTTTCAGCTTCATAGCTACCGCGAACGCCATTCTCTACCAGGGCGCCAGACCAGTCTTCGCCGATATAGACCCAGAGACCTACAACCTAGATCCGGACAAGGTGCTCGAGCTGATAACGCCCAGAACACGGGCAATAATAGTTGTGCATCTCTACGGCCACCCTGCGGACATGAAGGCTTTCAGGAAGATAGCCGAAGATCACAAGCTAATACTCATTGAGGATGCAGCGCAGGCCCACGGAGCCGAGTATCGTGGAAGGATTGTTGGCTCGCTCGGCGACGCAGCGGCCTTCAGCTTCTATGCCACGAAGAACATGACGACGGGGGAGGGCGGCATGGTTACTACTAATGACCGGAGGGTGGCTGAGAGGATTAGGATGCTCCGGGACCACGGGCAGGCCGAGAAGTACCTACACGTGGAGCTTGGCTACAATCTCCGGATGACGAATATAGCGGCTGCTATTGGGAGGGTTCAGCTCCGCAGACTCCCCCAGCTCAATAGTCGTCGCCGCGAAAACGCTGAAGTTATGACGAGGATTCTCAGCCGCGTGAAGGGTATCGTGCCGCCTATAGAGAAGCCTTGGGCTCGCCACGTGTACCACCAGTACGTGATACGGGTTACTAGCAGCTACCCCTACACCCGGGATGAGCTAGCCAAGCTGTTGAGGGAGAGGGGTATAGGTACGGCAGTCCACTACCCCAGGATCATACCGGATCAGCCGCTATACCAGAGCCTCGGCATAGGCTGCCCGAGGGGCTGCCCGGAGGCTAGGAGGGCTGCCAGGGAGGTTCTCAGCCTCCCCGTGCACCCCCATGTGTCGCGGGAGCAGGCCGAAATGATTGCCCGCACTATAGCTGAGCTAGGGAGGAGCTAG
- a CDS encoding Gfo/Idh/MocA family protein, whose amino-acid sequence MLRVAVVGAGYMGTAHARVLARIADEHPGLVELAYVVDVDPERARRVAARYGGKPVQSVRGMGEVDLAIVSTPTETHLAVFRELLGKTRAVLVEKPMASSLSEAVEMLTLAREHGVWLAVGHIERFNPAVRALHERVARRELGDILTIVARRVGPFAPRAQNTDVVYDLGVHEVDNALVVYRGLPETVRSYTLGGLVSRLTDYALIILGYGEGFASIEVNRITPFKQRMLYLTTRAAVAYLDYMEQVLRIHRGHEEATVVIRREEPLYLEDLAVVSRFASGEEPDVDGYQGFLALYVCELALESRLQRRDIDARDNKLYSHYQDLVEEGLRRLKAYTDKLA is encoded by the coding sequence GTGCTACGGGTTGCAGTTGTCGGAGCAGGATACATGGGTACAGCTCACGCCAGGGTTTTGGCCCGTATCGCCGATGAGCATCCCGGCCTAGTAGAGCTGGCATACGTGGTGGATGTTGACCCGGAGAGGGCGCGCCGGGTAGCGGCAAGGTATGGTGGTAAACCCGTCCAGAGCGTTAGGGGAATGGGCGAGGTTGACCTGGCAATAGTATCCACCCCCACCGAGACCCATCTGGCCGTGTTCCGTGAGCTGCTCGGCAAGACCCGGGCAGTTCTCGTGGAGAAGCCCATGGCTTCAAGCCTTAGCGAGGCAGTAGAGATGCTTACACTTGCGCGGGAGCATGGTGTCTGGCTCGCTGTTGGCCACATAGAGCGCTTCAACCCTGCTGTGAGGGCTCTCCACGAGAGGGTCGCGCGGAGAGAGCTAGGCGACATACTAACTATCGTAGCGCGCCGCGTTGGCCCCTTCGCTCCACGGGCACAGAACACCGACGTAGTCTACGACCTCGGAGTACACGAGGTGGACAACGCCCTGGTAGTCTACAGGGGGCTCCCCGAGACTGTGCGCTCCTACACCCTCGGGGGTCTAGTATCCAGGCTCACCGACTACGCGCTCATAATACTAGGATACGGCGAGGGCTTCGCGAGCATAGAGGTTAACAGGATAACGCCGTTCAAGCAGAGAATGCTCTACCTAACAACACGGGCAGCGGTAGCATACCTGGACTACATGGAGCAAGTGCTCCGGATACACCGCGGCCACGAGGAGGCAACAGTAGTGATAAGGAGGGAGGAGCCGCTCTACCTCGAAGACCTGGCTGTGGTGTCCAGGTTTGCCAGCGGCGAGGAGCCTGACGTGGACGGCTACCAGGGCTTCCTAGCGCTCTACGTCTGCGAGCTGGCGCTGGAGTCGAGGCTCCAGCGCCGCGACATCGATGCAAGGGACAATAAGCTCTACAGCCACTACCAGGACCTCGTCGAGGAGGGGCTGCGCCGCCTCAAAGCCTACACCGATAAGCTTGCATAA
- a CDS encoding acyltransferase — MVVYGYVSSSARILSSLVSFGAVILGPTLVGEDTIIDPSVIVGYPSRASLRRLLGEERGLRGLELLDVASSGARIGRSCHLRAGTVIYERVVIGDRVQTGHHVIIREDTVIGDGTAVGTATVIDGRVRIGRNVRIETGVYIPPETVIGNNVFIGPRAVFTNDKYPPSRRLQGAIVEDGAVIGANAVILPGVRIGRNAVVAAGSVVTRDVPPGTVVAGVPARPIASRDEYEEKKRRWEGA; from the coding sequence ATGGTTGTGTATGGCTACGTCTCCAGCTCGGCCAGGATTCTCTCAAGCCTTGTCTCTTTCGGTGCAGTAATTCTTGGCCCTACACTAGTCGGCGAGGACACGATTATCGACCCTAGCGTGATCGTAGGCTACCCGTCAAGGGCCAGCCTGCGCCGCCTCCTCGGGGAGGAACGTGGGCTCCGGGGGCTAGAGCTGCTAGATGTTGCTAGTAGCGGTGCCAGGATTGGGAGGAGTTGCCATTTGAGGGCTGGCACTGTTATCTACGAGAGGGTCGTTATAGGTGACAGAGTGCAGACCGGCCACCATGTCATCATAAGGGAGGACACGGTTATAGGTGATGGGACCGCTGTCGGAACCGCTACGGTTATCGATGGCCGTGTGAGGATAGGGAGAAACGTCCGGATAGAGACAGGCGTCTACATACCACCGGAGACAGTTATCGGAAACAACGTGTTCATAGGTCCTCGGGCAGTTTTCACCAACGACAAGTACCCTCCGTCGAGGAGGCTGCAGGGAGCAATAGTAGAGGACGGCGCAGTAATAGGGGCTAACGCGGTGATACTACCAGGTGTCCGGATAGGCCGCAACGCCGTCGTGGCAGCTGGAAGCGTCGTGACGAGAGATGTGCCGCCAGGCACGGTTGTAGCCGGAGTGCCAGCGAGACCCATAGCAAGCCGCGACGAATACGAGGAGAAGAAACGCCGCTGGGAAGGAGCATAG
- a CDS encoding ABC transporter permease gives METLTLFILGVLNAMTPILLTALGEILAERAGVVNIGLEGIIMIGALVAVMAGEAAHSPWIGLAAGTGVGAAIGLLHAILTAYLKGDHIIPGVGINTLALGLVPFTLIVYWHSAGHYQVPSYARVPHMAGLSPITLFAIVLSPLLWYLLFKTPTGLKIRSVGENPEAADTVGVRVERTQALAVIAGASLAGLAGAYMSLDWLSTVTKEIAAGRGFIALALVVFSNWNPLRALGGAALFGFFDTLREWVKTMPAVKAVVPDTLLNTIPYIVTLAAVAGVLGKVKPPRHVGIPYKRE, from the coding sequence GTGGAGACTCTTACACTCTTCATCCTAGGCGTCCTAAATGCTATGACGCCAATACTCCTCACGGCTCTAGGCGAGATACTCGCTGAACGCGCTGGAGTAGTAAACATAGGACTCGAAGGCATAATAATGATTGGAGCCCTGGTAGCCGTAATGGCTGGCGAAGCAGCGCACAGCCCGTGGATCGGCCTAGCGGCAGGCACAGGCGTCGGCGCGGCGATAGGCCTTCTACACGCTATCCTCACAGCATACCTCAAGGGCGACCACATAATCCCGGGGGTGGGCATCAACACTCTAGCCCTCGGCCTGGTACCCTTCACGCTGATAGTCTACTGGCACAGCGCTGGCCACTATCAAGTGCCAAGCTATGCAAGGGTACCCCACATGGCTGGCCTCAGCCCGATAACACTTTTCGCGATAGTATTGTCCCCGCTGCTCTGGTACCTACTATTCAAGACCCCAACCGGGCTGAAGATACGCAGCGTGGGCGAAAACCCGGAAGCAGCGGACACGGTGGGTGTCAGGGTTGAGAGAACGCAGGCTCTAGCAGTAATAGCTGGCGCCTCTCTAGCAGGACTTGCAGGCGCCTACATGAGCCTCGACTGGCTCTCAACAGTGACGAAGGAGATAGCGGCTGGTAGGGGCTTCATAGCCCTGGCACTAGTAGTGTTTAGCAACTGGAACCCCCTACGCGCCCTCGGTGGAGCGGCTCTCTTCGGGTTCTTCGACACTCTCCGTGAGTGGGTCAAAACGATGCCTGCCGTGAAGGCTGTTGTCCCCGATACGCTGCTAAACACGATACCATACATAGTCACGCTGGCAGCAGTAGCAGGAGTGCTAGGGAAGGTCAAGCCACCAAGACATGTAGGCATACCCTACAAGAGGGAGTAA
- a CDS encoding ABC transporter permease, with protein sequence MPEWLRRGLLRFGESVLSLVIGLLVGAIVVYVSGYDPVEAYRSLFEMSFLDIYGLSTSLSAAAPIMLTGITFAVGVRAGLFNIGAEGQLYIGALGAVLVAWIARNWVPALDSPLGTVAAYALGVILAVGLALIAALLKVKRGVHEVVSTIMLNWIAFWVVEYFRVYIVYNPEDPSKTVSVPEQARLPLLMAHSELSLAIIVSIAFTLLTYFLLWHTVEGYELRAAGLNPLAARYAGIKPEKAVILSFLIGGIAAGLAGAGEVLGKPPNYSITTGLSNLYGLGFDGITVALIGANHPIGIIFAAFFVGGLKAGARYMQIFAGIPLEMVRIVEGVIIIALAIPGVFHMLSEYLRRRKELRELQARGE encoded by the coding sequence ATGCCGGAGTGGCTGCGGCGTGGCCTGCTAAGGTTTGGCGAGAGCGTGCTATCGCTAGTAATAGGCTTGCTTGTTGGAGCTATAGTGGTGTATGTGAGTGGCTACGACCCGGTGGAGGCGTATCGCAGCCTCTTCGAGATGAGCTTCCTTGACATCTATGGTTTGAGTACGAGCCTCAGCGCTGCAGCTCCAATAATGCTTACCGGCATAACCTTCGCGGTCGGCGTTCGGGCAGGCCTCTTCAACATTGGCGCAGAAGGCCAGCTCTACATAGGCGCCCTTGGCGCAGTCCTCGTAGCCTGGATAGCCCGTAACTGGGTTCCAGCACTCGACTCGCCCCTCGGCACAGTTGCCGCGTACGCTCTGGGCGTCATTCTAGCTGTCGGCCTAGCATTGATTGCAGCATTACTCAAGGTTAAGAGGGGTGTACACGAGGTAGTATCAACAATCATGCTTAACTGGATAGCATTCTGGGTTGTAGAGTACTTTAGGGTGTACATTGTCTACAACCCAGAGGATCCATCAAAGACTGTTAGCGTACCCGAGCAGGCGAGGCTACCCCTACTCATGGCGCACTCCGAACTCTCACTAGCAATAATAGTATCCATCGCCTTTACGCTGCTGACCTACTTCCTCCTATGGCACACCGTTGAAGGCTATGAGCTGCGTGCAGCAGGCCTCAACCCGCTAGCAGCAAGGTATGCTGGCATAAAGCCTGAGAAAGCAGTAATACTCTCCTTCCTCATAGGCGGCATCGCCGCCGGGCTTGCTGGTGCCGGCGAGGTGCTAGGAAAACCGCCGAACTACTCGATAACGACAGGGCTCAGCAACCTCTACGGGCTAGGATTCGACGGCATCACCGTAGCATTGATAGGAGCAAACCACCCCATAGGCATAATATTCGCAGCATTCTTTGTTGGCGGGCTTAAGGCTGGCGCTAGGTACATGCAGATATTCGCTGGCATCCCACTCGAGATGGTTAGAATCGTGGAGGGCGTGATAATCATAGCCCTTGCAATACCCGGGGTGTTCCATATGCTCTCGGAGTACCTGCGCCGTAGGAAGGAGCTGAGAGAGCTACAGGCCAGGGGTGAGTAA